The sequence CACACGAAGCATTAGCAATAGCCATGAACCGTATAGGCGGTAAAAGTAATAGTGGTGAAGGTGGCGAAGACCCTGACCGATTTACGAGAGATGAAAATGGTGACTTGCGCTCCAGTGCGATCAAACAGGTTGCATCTGGGCGTTTTGGTGCGAAGAGTCATTACCTTGTGAATGCGAAAGAATTACAGATTAAGATGGCACAAGGTGCGAAGCCGGGTGAAGGCGGTCAGTTACCAGGTATGAAAGTTTATCCATGGGTAGCAGACGTGCGTGGTTCCACTCCTGGTGTTGACTTGATTTCACCACCACCACATCATGATATTTATTCAATTGAGGATTTATCACAATTAATTCATGATTTAAAAAATGCGAATCGTGATGCGAGAATCAGTGTGAAACTGGTTGCCAAATCAGGTGTTGGTACGATTGCCGCTGGTGTTGCGAAAGGGAATGCCGATGTTATTTCCGTTGTTGGTTATGATGGAGGTACAGGCGCGTCTCCTAAAACCAGTATCAAGCATGCGGGTCTGCCTTGGGAATTAGGTCTAGCAGAAGCACACCAAACCTTAATGCTTAACAATTTGCGTGACCGTGTTATTTTAGAAACAGACGGTAAATTACTGACAGGCCGGGATGTTGTAATGGCAGCATTATTAGGTGCTGAAGAATATGGATTTGCAACAGCTCCATTAGTTGCAGTTGGTTGTGTCATGATGCGTGTCTGTCAAAAAGATACATGTCCGGTAGGGGTCGCAACACAAAACCCTGAGTTACGTAAGAAGTTCACTGGTGATCCCGATCATGTAGTTAATTATATGACGTTCATCGCCAATGAAGTACGAGAAATTATGGCAGAATTAGGCTTCCGTACGATAGATGAAATGGTAGGAAGAACGGATGTACTAGAAGTTTCAGACCGTGCGAAGTCACATTGGAAGGCGCAGCATTTAGATTTAACAACATTGCTTTATCAGCCTGAAGGTACTCGGATTAATACAACCAAGCAAGATCATAAACTCGATGAGTCACTTGATCTAAAATATATCTTGCCAGCAGTTAAAGATGCTATTGAAACAGGTGAAAAGGTCGAAGCATCCTATCCAATCAAAAATACGGATAGAGTTGTAGGGACGATTGTCGGTAGTGAAATTTCTAAAAAATATGGGGAACAAGGTTTACCAGCTGACACGATTAATCTTCACTTTACAGGATCAGCAGGTCAGAGTTTTGGAGCGTTTACGCCATCAGGAATGACGATGACGGTAACGGGCGACGCTAACGATTATGTAGGTAAAGGTTTATCTGGCGGTAAAGTAATTGTTCGTGTATCTGATAAAACCACGATTGATCCAGGTAATAACGTTATTGCCGGTAACGTATCGTTCTATGGTTCCACAAGTGGTGAAGCATATATCCAAGGCTATGCTGGCGAACGTTTTGCTGTCCGAAATAGTGGTGCAAAAATTGTTGTAGAAGGCGTTGGAGATCATGGATGTGAATATATGACAGGTGGTCGAGTCGTTATTCTCGGAAATGTCGGCAAAAACTTTGCAGCAGGTATGTCAGGTGGAGTAGCTTATGTGAAACCAGACAACATTGAACAATTTAAACGTCTATGTAACGACGAATTGGTGCAATTTGAAGAGGTTACAGATGAACAAGAAATTGCAGAATTAAAAGAAATGATTACGAACCATTATGAATATACGAACAGTGATAAAGCAGCTGTAACATTACAGAATTGGGAAGAAGAACTCAGCAAAATAGTCAAAGTTATCCCGACAGATTACAAGTTAATGTTACGTCAGATTGATTGGTTTGCATCTCAAGGATTATCTGATGACGATGCTCGTTACGAAGCATTTATGGCAAAGAAAGATAACAAAATGACCGTTACACTAAATCAGGAAGAAGTTCTGACAAAATAGAAAGGAGACAGATGATATGGGGAAAGCAACAGGCTTTATGGAAATAGAAAGGCAATCTGCAAATGAACGTGATCCAGCAGAAAGAATACATGATTGGAAAGAATACTCTGCTCCTTTCTCGGATGAAGTGGCAAAAACGCAAGGAGCACGTTGTATGGACTGTGGTACACCATTCTGTCATATCGGGATGGATATTGATGGGGCAGCTTCAGGTTGCCCTGTCTACAACTTAATTCCGGAGTGGAATGACTTGGTGTACAAAGGGAAATGGAGAGAGGCCTTAGATCGGTTAATGAAGACAAATAATTTTCCTGAATTTACAGGAAGAGTATGTCCTGCACCATGTGAAGGTTCTTGTACCGTGGCAATCAATGATCCGGCTGTTACGATCAAAAATATCGAACAGAAAATTATCGATAAAGGTTTTGAGGAAGGTTGGATAACGCCACGTGTACCTGAGCATCGCACGGGTAAAACGATCGCAATAATTGGATCAGGTCCAGCCGGTATGGCCGCTGCGGATCAATTAAATCAGGCAGGACATGAGGTAACTGTATACGAACGCTCAGACCGCGCTGGCGGATTGCTCACATATGGTATTCCTAATATGAAATTAGATAAAGACGTAGTGGAACGCCGTGTGCAATTGCTACGCGAAGAAGGTGTAATATTTGTTTTGAGCACAGAGGTTGGAAAAGATATCTCTGCTGAAGAAATTAAAGAAAAATATGATTCTGTCATTCTTTGTACAGGTGCCCAAAAACATCGCGATCTTCCATTAGAAGGCCGCGAGGGTAAAGGTGTCCGTTTTGCAATGGATTACTTAACGAGAGCAACGGAAAGTATCTTAGATGATTCCGTAGAAGTGGAAGAAGAATTGGATGCTGATGGTAAAGATGTGATTGTCATCGGGGGCGGGGATACTGGTGCCGATTGTATTGCAACAGCACTGCGTCAAGGTGCAAAAAGCATTGCACAATTTGGTAAACACCCTCAATTGCCAATTAAACGTAATGATAATAATCAATGGCCGGCCTTTCCGCAGGTCTTCAGTTTAGAATATGCACATAAAGAAGCGAAAGAAAAATTTGGTGAAGACATTCGTCAATATTCCATCCAGACAAAGAAATTTGTTACAGATGAAAATGGCAAGTTAAAAGAACTTCACACAGTTGAAATGAAAAAAACTCGCGATGAAAAAGGTATGTTCGTATTTGAAGAAATTCCTGGGACAGAAAAAGTATGGCCAGCTCAATTAGTCTTAATTGCGATCGGCTTTGAAGGAGCAGAACAACCTGTACTAAAAGCATTTGATGTAGAAACAGAACGTAACCGTGTTAATGCAGCGTACGGAGATTTCCGTACCAATGTGGATCATGTATTTGCAGCAGGTGACGCACGCCGTGGACAAAGTCTTATCGTTTGGGCGATTAACGAAGGTAGAGAAGTGGCCTACCAAGTAGACCAATATTTAATGGGCGACACAGCACTACCGTCAGTAGCGAATATGTAAAAAAAGAAAAGTCCCGGCTAAGTCGGGGCTTTTCCTATTATAAAGAGGAATTAATTGAAAAATAACAGCCATATAGTTTACATAATATTTATTATGTAAACTATAAATGTGAATAAAATTCTTTAGCTTGAAAAAGCTTCTGTAGTAATCACATTACGTATGACGCAATAGTGGAAAATCGTACGTTCTCAATCGGATTAGATCCCAGGAGGAGATAATGCCGACTGGTAATTCTGCTGCAGAACCTGTCTTAGTAAGAAGAATGGCTTCTAACTTTATCCCTTTTTGTAAATGAGATTGGAACAGTACTTCAACATCCATTACAGTGGCATCACTGCCTACAATCGCAACATTTTCTTCTTTCGCGATTTCAAATAAATCGCCGATAGTCTGTTCCTTATCTTTTGGCAACAGATCTATGTGGCGGATAACAGTATTTGCAATTTCACCATCCGTTAATAAGCCAACAAATTTACTATCCTGATAAATCGGATATTGTGAGAAGCCTTTTTCCTGTAAACAATGAAATAAGGTATTAACGGATGACTTTAGTTCAAAGAATTCTACTGGCTTTGATGCTATTGTCACAGCTAAGGGAGGTTCTGTCAGTATCGTTGCAAGCTGCTCTATTTCTTTTACTACTTGCTCATGCGGCTCTGCTATGTAGAAATCTTCTTTAATCTTTCGATGGACCATGGCATTTCGTAATTTACTGCATTGTTTTAAAATATGATAGTATTGCTCAATAACCGCATGGTGGTATTTGGCTTTGGTCAAGACTTCAGTAAATGATGCATGGTTGTTCTGTTCTTGTGCATAATCACACAATTTATCGTGAATTTGATTAAACGCAGCTTCAAATCGTGCAGATCGTGCTTCATCCATGATGTATTACTCCTTTGATTTATGCAAATTGTCAGAATAAAAAGGTTGTCATCTTTACTTGTTTAGTAATAAAATAAAAGTCATAGGTTATTTTGCCGAAAAATGATCGAATTCATACAAATAAGGAGTCTTTTTTTATGTCAGAGTATACGATAACTTATATTAAGAATGAAAATCCAAAAGAAAAACCACAATCAGATCAGCTATCTTTTGGTAAATACTTTACAGATCACATGTTTATTCAAGATTATAATCCAGAACGTGGATGGCATAATCAGCGAATTGTACCCTATCAGCCACTAACACTTGACCCGGCTGCTATTGTTTTTCATTATGGTCAAACGGTTTTTGAAGGACTCAAAGCGTATCGGACGAAGCGTAATAACATCCAATTATTCCGACCAGATAAAAACATGGAGCGTCTAAATCGCTCAAATGATAGACTATGTATTCCGCA is a genomic window of Gracilibacillus salinarum containing:
- a CDS encoding glutamate synthase subunit beta, yielding MGKATGFMEIERQSANERDPAERIHDWKEYSAPFSDEVAKTQGARCMDCGTPFCHIGMDIDGAASGCPVYNLIPEWNDLVYKGKWREALDRLMKTNNFPEFTGRVCPAPCEGSCTVAINDPAVTIKNIEQKIIDKGFEEGWITPRVPEHRTGKTIAIIGSGPAGMAAADQLNQAGHEVTVYERSDRAGGLLTYGIPNMKLDKDVVERRVQLLREEGVIFVLSTEVGKDISAEEIKEKYDSVILCTGAQKHRDLPLEGREGKGVRFAMDYLTRATESILDDSVEVEEELDADGKDVIVIGGGDTGADCIATALRQGAKSIAQFGKHPQLPIKRNDNNQWPAFPQVFSLEYAHKEAKEKFGEDIRQYSIQTKKFVTDENGKLKELHTVEMKKTRDEKGMFVFEEIPGTEKVWPAQLVLIAIGFEGAEQPVLKAFDVETERNRVNAAYGDFRTNVDHVFAAGDARRGQSLIVWAINEGREVAYQVDQYLMGDTALPSVANM
- a CDS encoding CBS domain-containing protein — translated: MDEARSARFEAAFNQIHDKLCDYAQEQNNHASFTEVLTKAKYHHAVIEQYYHILKQCSKLRNAMVHRKIKEDFYIAEPHEQVVKEIEQLATILTEPPLAVTIASKPVEFFELKSSVNTLFHCLQEKGFSQYPIYQDSKFVGLLTDGEIANTVIRHIDLLPKDKEQTIGDLFEIAKEENVAIVGSDATVMDVEVLFQSHLQKGIKLEAILLTKTGSAAELPVGIISSWDLIRLRTYDFPLLRHT